A genomic window from Macaca thibetana thibetana isolate TM-01 chromosome 16, ASM2454274v1, whole genome shotgun sequence includes:
- the LHX1 gene encoding LIM/homeobox protein Lhx1 — translation MVHCAGCKRPILDRFLLNVLDRAWHVKCVQCCECKCNLTEKCFSREGKLYCKNDFFRCFGTKCAGCAQGISPSDLVRRARSKVFHLNCFTCMMCNKQLSTGEELYIIDENKFVCKEDYLSNSSVAKENSLHSATTGSDPSLSPDSQDPSQDDAKDSESANVSDKEGGSNENDDQNLGAKRRGPRTTIKAKQLETLKAAFAATPKPTRHIREQLAQETGLNMRVIQVWFQNRRSKERRMKQLSALGARRHAFFRSPRRMRPLVDRLEPGELIPNGPFSFYGDYQSEYYGPGGNYDFFPQGPPSSQAQTPVDLPFVPSSGPSGTPLGGLEHPLPGHHPSSEAQRFTDILAHPPGDSPSPEPSLPGPLHSMSAEVFGPSPPFSSLSVNGGASYGNHLSHPPEMNEAAVW, via the exons ATGGTTCACTGTGCCGGCTGCAAAAGGCCCATCCTGGACCGCTTTCTCTTGAACGTGCTGGACAGGGCCTGGCACGTCAAGTGCGTCCAGTGTTGTGAATGTAAATGCAACCTGACCGAGAAGTGCTTCTCCAGGGAAGGCAAACTCTACTGCAAGAACGACTTCTTCCG GTGTTTCGGTACCAAATGCGCAGGCTGCGCGCAGGGCATCTCCCCTAGCGACCTGGTGCGGAGAGCGCGGAGCAAAGTGTTTCACCTGAACTGCTTCACCTGCATGATGTGTAACAAGCAGCTCTCCACTGGCGAGGAGCTCTACATCATCGACGAGAATAAGTTCGTCTGCAAAGAGGATTACCTAAGTAACAGCAGTGTTGCCAAAGAGAACAGCCTTCACTCGG CCACCACGGGCAGTGACCCCAGTTTGTCTCCGGATTCCCAAGACCCGTCGCAGGACGACGCCAAGGACTCGGAGAGCGCCAACGTGTCAGACAAGGAAGGGGGTAGCAACGAAAATGACGACCAGAACCTGGGCGCCAAGCGGCGGGGACCGCGCACCACCATCAAAGCCAAGCAGCTGGAGACGCTGAAGGCCGCCTTCGCTGCTACACCCAAGCCCACCCGCCACATCCGCGAGCAGCTGGCGCAGGAGACCGGCCTCAACATGCGCGTCATTCAG GTCTGGTTCCAGAACCGGCGCTCCAAAGAGCGGAGGATGAAGCAGCTGAGCGCGCTGGGCGCCCGGCGCCACGCCTTTTTCCGCAGTCCGCGCCGGATGCGGCCGCTGGTGGACCGCCTGGAGCCCGGCGAGCTCATCCCCAACGGCCCCTTCTCCTTCTACGGAG ATTACCAGAGCGAGTACTACGGGCCCGGGGGCAACTACGACTTCTTCCCGCAAGGCCCCCCGTCCTCGCAGGCCCAGACGCCAGTGGACCTACCCTTCGTGCCGTCGTCTGGGCCGTCCGGGACGCCCCTGGGTGGCCTGGAGCACCCTCTGCCGGGCCACCACCCGTCGAGCGAGGCGCAGCGGTTCACCGACATCCTGGCGCACCCACCCGGCGACTCGCCCAGCCCCGAGCCCAGCCTGCCCGGGCCTCTGCACTCCATGTCGGCCGAGGTCTTTGGGCCTAGCCCGCCCTTCTCGTCGCTGTCGGTCAACGGTGGGGCAAGCTACGGGAATCACCTGTCCCACCCCCCCGAAATGAACGAGGCGGCCGTGTGGTAG